A section of the Humulus lupulus chromosome 2, drHumLupu1.1, whole genome shotgun sequence genome encodes:
- the LOC133816286 gene encoding GPI-anchored protein LLG3-like yields the protein MPSNQHFLSLLLFSFLLGLASSTTFLSVNVFESHGSTSRSLLQAKKTCTINFESQNYTIITSKCKGPQYPPQSCCLAFKEFACPFADAINDEQSDCAATMFSYINLYGKYPPGLFALQCREGKEGLDCTDILEAKQKSSRAHITYNTPSTLLLSLIAAFSVLLYHLL from the exons ATGCCTTCCAACCAAcattttctttctcttcttctcttctcttttttgtTGGGCTTGGCCTCTTCCACCACCTTCCTTTCTG TTAATGTTTTTGAGTCACATGGCTCCACATCTCGTTCCCTTCTCCAGGCCAAAAAGA CTTGCACCATAAACTTTGAGTCACAAAACTATACAATCATTACAAGCAAGTGCAAAGGACCCCAATATCCACCTCAGTCATGCTGCCTGGCCTTCAAGGAATTTGCTTGCCCTTTTGCAGACGCCATTAATGACGAGCAAAGCGATTGTGCTGCCACCATGTTCAGCTACATTAATCTCTATGGAAAGTACCCACCTGGCCTCTTCGCCTTACAGTGTAGGGAAGGGAAAGAAGGTCTTGACTGCACTGACATACTTGAAGCCAAACAAAAGAGTAGTAGAGCTCATATAACATACAACACTCCATCCACATTGCTGCTCTCGCTTATAGCTGCATTTTCTGTGTTGTTATACCATTTGCTCTGA